A region from the Manihot esculenta cultivar AM560-2 chromosome 13, M.esculenta_v8, whole genome shotgun sequence genome encodes:
- the LOC110629029 gene encoding probable aminotransferase TAT2 isoform X1 — MENGSKKWGFQSNKILNTSAKYMTVRGALDALMANLNKQDQRPLIPLGNGDPSTFPCFRTTSVAEDAIVDALKSAKYNCYAPKYGILPARRAIADHLNCDLPYKLSPDDVFVTLGCIHAIEITVRALVRPGANILFPRPGFPYYEVVAEQTALEIRHFDLLPEKGWEVDLEAVEALADENTVGMVIINPGNPCGNVYSYGHLKEIAETAKKLGIMVIADEVYGHLSFGSTPYVRMGIFGSIVPILSLGSISKRWIVPGWRIGWIVAVDPNGILKSTGVVDSILNCLNICSGPPTFIQAAIPEILENTEKDFFMKIVNLLREDADICCDRMQDNPYITCPKKPEGSMFLMAKLNISLLEDIKDDMDFCLKLAKEESVIILPGMFVGMKNWLRISFAIEPSALEDGVGRIKSFCERHAKKQ, encoded by the exons ATGGAGAACGGATCAAAGAAATGGGGTTTTCAATCCAACAAGATCCTCAACACTTCTGCGAAATATATGACAGTGCGTGGAGCTCTAGATGCTTTAATGGCGAATCTCAACAAACAAGACCAAAGACCACTTATTCCTCTCGGTAACGGCGATCCTTCTACCTTCCCATGCTTTCGTACTACTTCTGTTGCTGAAGATGCCATCGTCGACGCCTTAAAATCCGCCAAATACAATTGTTATGCTCCAAAATATGGTATTCTTCCTGCCAGGAG GGCTATTGCAGATCACCTTAATTGTGATCTCCCATACAAGTTATCACCAGATGATGTTTTTGTGACACTTGGATGCATACATGCCATTGAAATCACAGTAAGAGCTCTTGTCAGACCTGGTGCTAACATTTTGTTTCCAAGACCAGGTTTCCCATACTATGAAGTTGTTGCTGAACAAACTGCTCTGGAGATTCGCCATTTTGATCTTCTACCAGAAAAAGGCTGGGAGGTTGATCTTGAAGCTGTTGAAGCTCTGGCAGATGAGAACACTGTTGGCATGGTTATTATAAACCCTGGAAATCCTTGTGGAAACGTCTACAGCTACGGACATTTAAAAGAA ATTGCAGAGACAGCTAAAAAGCTTGGAATTATGGTGATTGCTGATGAAGTATATGGGCATCTCTCATTTGGGAGTACCCCATATGTGCGAATGGGAATTTTTGGGTCAATTGTGCCTATCCTTTCACTTGGATCTATATCGAAGAGATGGATTGTTCCTGGCTGGAGAATTGGTTGGATTGTTGCTGTTGATCCCAATGGAATCCTTAAAAGCACTGGG GTTGTTGATTCTATACTTAATTGTCTCAACATCTGCTCTGGTCCTCCAACTTTCATTCAG GCTGCAATTCCAGAAATCCTTGAGAATACGGAGAAGGATTTCTTTATGAAAATTGTCAACTTACTGAGAGAGGATGCAGACATATGCTGTGACAGAATGCAGGACAACCCATACATTACTTGTCCAAAGAAACCAGAAGGTTCTATGTTTTTAATG GCAAAACTGAATATTTCATTATTAGAAGATATCAAGGATGACATGGATTTCTGTCTGAAGCTAGCTAAAGAGGAATCAGTCATAATTCTACCTG GGATGTTTGTAGGAATGAAGAATTGGCTTCGCATAAGTTTTGCCATTGAGCCTTCAGCCCTTGAAGATGGTGTTGGAAGAATAAAGTCTTTCTGTGAAAGGCATGCCAAGAAGCAGTAA
- the LOC110629311 gene encoding nicotianamine aminotransferase 1 — MVKEAVCLCRFNFIGLLQSISRDLPYHLSADDIYLTVGCTQAIEVVVSVLARPGANILLPRPGYPTYEAFSRFSKLEVRHFDLIPEKGWEVDIESVEAIADENTVAMVIINPGNPFGNVFTYHHLKKIAETSRKLGILVIADEVYNHIAFGSNPFVPMGKFGSIVPVLTLGSLSKRWILPGWRIGWIAACDPDGVFEECGIIKSIKSYLSFCTATTTFIQAAIPEILERTKEEFFLKIINITSEAADICYERIKEIPCISCPHKPDGSMFIMVKLNLSLLQDIIDDMDFCLKLAKEESVIVLPGVAVGLKNWLRISFAMEPEQLEQGLERIKTFCQRNAKNNA; from the exons ATGGTAAAGG AAGCTGTTTGTTTGTgtcgatttaattttataggGCTATTGCAGAGCATCTCTCGAGACCTTCCATACCATTTATCTGCAGATGATATTTATCTTACAGTAGGTTGCACACAAGCTATAGAAGTCGTCGTATCAGTGCTTGCTCGTCCTGGTGCTAACATTCTGCTTCCTAGACCAGGCTACCCAACTTATGAAGCCTTTTCACGTTTCAGCAAGCTTGAAGTGCGCCATTTTGATCTTATACCAGAAAAAGGTTGGGAGGTTGATATTGAATCTGTTGAAGCAATTGCAGATGAGAATACTGTTGCTATGGTTATCATCAACCCTGGAAATCCTTTTGGAAATGTCTTCACATACCATCATTTGAAAAAG ATTGCAGAGACTTCAAGAAAACTTGGGATATTAGTGATTGCTGATGAGGTTTATAATCACATAGCGTTTGGAAGTAACCCATTTGTGCCCATGGGCAAATTTGGATCCATTGTGCCTGTTCTTACTCTGGGATCTTTATCCAAAAGATGGATACTTCCTGGTTGGCGGATTGGCTGGATTGCAGCATGTGATCCTGATGGTGTCTTTGAGGAATGTGGG ATTATCAAGAGCATTAAGAGCTATCTCAGCTTCTGCACTGCAACTACAACTTTCATTCAG GCAGCAATTCCAGAAATCCTGGAGAGAACAAAAGAAGAATTCTtcttgaaaattattaatatcacAAGTGAAGCAGCAGATATATGTTATGAAAGGATTAAGGAGATCCCTTGTATTTCTTGTCCACACAAACCAGATGGATCCATGTTTATTATG GTAAAACTAAACCTCTCTTTGCTTCAAGACATTATTGATGACATGGATTTCTGTCTCAAGCTAGCCAAAGAGGAATCTGTTATTGTCCTACCAG GAGTAGCAGTGGGACTCAAAAATTGGCTGCGCATATCATTTGCTATGGAACCAGAACAACTTGAACAAGGGCTTGAGAGGATAAAAACGTTCTGCCAGAGGAATGCCAAGAATAATGCATAG
- the LOC110629310 gene encoding amino acid transporter AVT1I has protein sequence MAIIPDEQKQVSFLKTCINGINALSGIGILSIPYALSSGGWLSLILLFLIATAAYFTSLLIRRCMDTNPHIRSYSDIAAHAFGSKGRVVASVFTSLELYFVATGLLIMEEDNLHKLSPHFVLKLGSLTLDGKHAFVILAGLVIWPSMWLSDLGVMSYVSATGILSSVIIVVCVFWAGVNGGEGFHGGGRLINLQGMPTALSLYSFCYGAHAMFPAIYSSMRKKDQFSMVLLISFIVCSINYFCMAIVGYLIYGQNVQSQVTLNLPVQEASAKIAIYTILAGPVAKYALTITPIANDIESCLPARYQDSKPISIIIRTCLLISAVVLALFFPYFQTVTALSGAVLVVSVSFLLPCICYLKIFQAYQNWGIELAGILTIILMAILVGILGTYSSIAQAIKHTDISGV, from the exons ATGGCCATTATACCTGATGAACAGAAACAAGTAAGCTTCCTTAAGACCTGCATTAATGGCATAAACGCCCTTTCAG GGATTGGGATTCTATCAATTCCATATGCACTCTCATCAGGAGGCTGGTTAAGCTTGATCCTCCTCTTTTTGATTGCAACTGCAGCTTATTTCACAAGTCTCCTGATTCGTCGGTGTATGGATACAAACCCTCACATCAGAAGTTACTCCGATATAGCTGCTCATGCCTTTGGTTCCAAAGGAAGAGTAGTTGCTTCCGTTTTCACCTCTTTAGAGCTATATTTTGTTGCTACAGGCTTATTGATAATGGAAGAAGACAACTTACATAAGCTCTCACCACACTTTGTATTGAAACTTGGAAGCCTCACTCTAGATGGGAAGCATGCTTTTGTTATTCTTGCTGGCCTCGTGATATGGCCTTCAATGTGGCTAAGTGATTTGGGTGTCATGTCATATGTGTCAGCTACTGGGATTCTATCTTCGGTTATTATAGTTGTTTGTGTTTTTTGGGCTGGTGTAAATGGAGGGGAAGGATTTCATGGCGGGGGAAGGCTTATTAATTTGCAAGGAATGCCAACGGCTCTTAGCTTGTACTCTTTCTGTTATGGTGCTCATGCAATGTTTCCTGCTATATACAGTTCAATGAGAAAGAAAGACCAGTTTTCAATG GTGTTGCTTATAAGTTTTATAGTATGTAGCATCAACTACTTTTGCATGGCCATAGTGGGTTACCTCATATATGGCCAGAATGTGCAATCTCAGGTGACACTGAATCTGCCTGTGCAAGAGGCTAGTGCCAAGATAGCAATATACACCATATTGGCAGGTCCTGTTGCCAAATATGCTTTAACAATAACACCGATTGCCAATGATATTGAAAGTTGTTTGCCGGCCAGGTATCAAGATTCTAAACCAATTAGTATTATAATCAGAACATGTTTGCTAATTAGCGCAGTGGTTTTGGCCCTGTTCTTTCCATATTTCCAGACTGTGACAGCCCTGAGTGGAGCAGTGTTGGTTGTTTCAGTCTCATTCCTGCTCCCTTGCATATGCTACTTGAAGATTTTTCAAGCGTATCAAAACTGGGGAATTGAGCTTGCAGGTATACTCACCATAATTTTAATGGCAATTTTAGTTGGAATTTTGGGAACATATTCATCTATTGCTCAGGCTATAAAGCATACTGATATTAGTGGTGTTTAA
- the LOC110630399 gene encoding amino acid transporter AVT1I: MAITPDEQKQVSFLKTCVNGINALSGIGILSIPYALSSGGWLSLILLFLIATAAYFTSLLIRRCLDTNPHIRSYSDIAAHAFGSKGRVVASVFTSLELYLVATGLLIMEEDNLHKLSPHFVLKLGSLTLDGRHSFVILAGLIIWPSMWLSDLGVMSYVSATGILSSVIIVVCVFCAGVSGGAGFHGKGRLINMQGMPTALSLYTFCYGAHAMFPAIYNSMRKKDQFSMVLLISFILCTINYFCMALVGYLIYGQNVQSQVTLNLPVQEASAKIAIYTILAGPVAKYALTITPIATAIESCLPPKYQDSKPISIIIRTSLLISTVLLALLFPSFQSVTALSGAVLVVSVSFLLPCICYLKIFQVYRNWGVELAGILIIILMAILVGTLGTYSSIAQAIKHTDISGV; the protein is encoded by the exons ATGGCCATTACACCTGATGAACAGAAACAAGTAAGCTTCCTTAAGACCTGCGTTAATGGCATAAACGCCCTTTCAG GGATTGGGATACTATCAATTCCATATGCACTCTCATCAGGAGGCTGGTTAAGCTTGATCCTCCTCTTTCTTATTGCAACTGCAGCTTATTTCACAAGTCTTCTGATTCGGCGATGTCTGGATACAAATCCTCACATCAGAAGTTACTCCGACATAGCTGCTCATGCCTTTGGTTCCAAAGGAAGAGTAGTTGCTTCTGTTTTCACCTCTTTAGAGCTATATCTTGTTGCTACAGGCTTATTGATAATGGAAGAGGACAATTTACATAAGCTCTCACCACACTTTGTATTGAAACTTGGAAGCCTCACTCTAGATGGGAGGCATTCTTTTGTTATTCTTGCAGGCCTCATAATATGGCCTTCTATGTGGCTAAGTGATTTGGGTGTCATGTCATATGTGTCAGCTACTGGGATTCTATCTTCTGTTATTATAGTTGTTTGTGTTTTTTGTGCTGGTGTAAGTGGAGGGGCAGGATTTCATGGCAAAGGAAGGCTTATTAATATGCAGGGAATGCCTACTGCACTCAGTTTGTACACTTTCTGTTATGGTGCTCATGCGATGTTCCCTGCTATTTACAATTCAATGAGAAAGAAAGACCAGTTTTCAATG GTGTTGCTTATAAGTTTTATACTATGTACCATCAACTACTTTTGCATGGCCCTAGTGGGTTACCTCATATATGGCCAGAATGTGCAATCTCAGGTGACACTGAATCTGCCTGTACAAGAGGCTAGTGCCAAGATAGCAATATACACCATATTGGCAGGTCCTGTTGCCAAATATGCTTTAACAATAACACCAATTGCCACTGCAATTGAAAGTTGTTTGCCGCCCAAGTATCAAGATTCTAAACCAATTAGTATTATAATCAGAACATCTTTGCTAATTAGCACAGTGCTTTTGGCTTTGTTATTTCCATCTTTTCAGTCTGTGACAGCCCTGAGTGGAGCAGTGTTGGTTGTGTCCGTCTCATTCCTGCTCCCTTGCATCTGCTACTTGAAGATTTTTCAAGTGTATCGGAACTGGGGAGTTGAGCTGGCAGGTATACTCATCATAATTTTAATGGCAATTTTAGTTGGAACTTTGGGAACATATTCATCTATTGCTCAGGCTATAAAGCATACTGATATTAGTGGTGTTTAA
- the LOC110629029 gene encoding probable aminotransferase TAT2 isoform X2 has translation MENGSKKWGFQSNKILNTSAKYMTVRGALDALMANLNKQDQRPLIPLGNGDPSTFPCFRTTSVAEDAIVDALKSAKYNCYAPKYGILPARRAIADHLNCDLPYKLSPDDVFVTLGCIHAIEITVRALVRPGANILFPRPGFPYYEVVAEQTALEIRHFDLLPEKGWEVDLEAVEALADENTVGMVIINPGNPCGNVYSYGHLKEIAETAKKLGIMVIADEVYGHLSFGSTPYVRMGIFGSIVPILSLGSISKRWIVPGWRIGWIVAVDPNGILKSTGVVDSILNCLNICSGPPTFIQAAIPEILENTEKDFFMKIVNLLREDADICCDRMQDNPYITCPKKPEGSMFLMAKLNISLLEDIKDDMDFCLKLAKEESVIILPVQGCL, from the exons ATGGAGAACGGATCAAAGAAATGGGGTTTTCAATCCAACAAGATCCTCAACACTTCTGCGAAATATATGACAGTGCGTGGAGCTCTAGATGCTTTAATGGCGAATCTCAACAAACAAGACCAAAGACCACTTATTCCTCTCGGTAACGGCGATCCTTCTACCTTCCCATGCTTTCGTACTACTTCTGTTGCTGAAGATGCCATCGTCGACGCCTTAAAATCCGCCAAATACAATTGTTATGCTCCAAAATATGGTATTCTTCCTGCCAGGAG GGCTATTGCAGATCACCTTAATTGTGATCTCCCATACAAGTTATCACCAGATGATGTTTTTGTGACACTTGGATGCATACATGCCATTGAAATCACAGTAAGAGCTCTTGTCAGACCTGGTGCTAACATTTTGTTTCCAAGACCAGGTTTCCCATACTATGAAGTTGTTGCTGAACAAACTGCTCTGGAGATTCGCCATTTTGATCTTCTACCAGAAAAAGGCTGGGAGGTTGATCTTGAAGCTGTTGAAGCTCTGGCAGATGAGAACACTGTTGGCATGGTTATTATAAACCCTGGAAATCCTTGTGGAAACGTCTACAGCTACGGACATTTAAAAGAA ATTGCAGAGACAGCTAAAAAGCTTGGAATTATGGTGATTGCTGATGAAGTATATGGGCATCTCTCATTTGGGAGTACCCCATATGTGCGAATGGGAATTTTTGGGTCAATTGTGCCTATCCTTTCACTTGGATCTATATCGAAGAGATGGATTGTTCCTGGCTGGAGAATTGGTTGGATTGTTGCTGTTGATCCCAATGGAATCCTTAAAAGCACTGGG GTTGTTGATTCTATACTTAATTGTCTCAACATCTGCTCTGGTCCTCCAACTTTCATTCAG GCTGCAATTCCAGAAATCCTTGAGAATACGGAGAAGGATTTCTTTATGAAAATTGTCAACTTACTGAGAGAGGATGCAGACATATGCTGTGACAGAATGCAGGACAACCCATACATTACTTGTCCAAAGAAACCAGAAGGTTCTATGTTTTTAATG GCAAAACTGAATATTTCATTATTAGAAGATATCAAGGATGACATGGATTTCTGTCTGAAGCTAGCTAAAGAGGAATCAGTCATAATTCTACCTG TGCAGGGATGTTTGTAG